The following are from one region of the Papaver somniferum cultivar HN1 unplaced genomic scaffold, ASM357369v1 unplaced-scaffold_132, whole genome shotgun sequence genome:
- the LOC113333228 gene encoding uncharacterized protein LOC113333228, which translates to MIWVHYPGLSLEYWDEKTLFTISRALGNPVKVDTATLNYDSGYYARVLVEINLAKSIPNKLWIKTKFGGFIQKILLTNLPKFCPNCKIVGHTQNECKSQKKSTTDSPVKKVEVNSGKIHESSPKAVMEKFDICETPVIHIHIPTSKGQKSIPLTPEKILQLVEDNTLESSVIKYINGTTGTVSEERVLVTSWSKIIQKPASTVAASTSTSETLKLKADPKFNPSLVFIAEQKIACTASFCNKLNLPGLNNMVIHNSVSNKKGNIWLFWNKNLPVPTVISMSSQMITFSIRGVLVSGVHAHVGVMQRRFLWSEMELVSNLNQPWLAIGDFNAVTSCEKTIGGRAANRKAILDFTTCLDKCGLMQSPKSGVQHSWSNFHHGDRIILCNLDRVVFNQLWLQHYEDWGYKVGLRISSDHAPLLGGNVNIPNPKNIPKRFQKMWISHPGFMDVVLNSWNEEIIGGPAYIFQGKLKRLKKVLSDWNWNEFGNINVKIKEAEEKVKEAMLRSDDNPFNDNCLNNLVEAQNDLNSKEVQLSTMLKQKAITKWNWRTTMEKSFQNKKRLLKS; encoded by the exons ATGATTTGGGTTCATTATCCTGGTCTTAGTTTAGAATATTGGGATGAGAAAACTCTTTTTACCATTAGTAGAGCTCTTGGTAATCCAGTTAAAGTAGATACTGCTACACTTAATTATGACAGTGGGTATTATGCAAGAGTGCTAGTTGAAATCAATTTAGCAAAATCAATTCCAAATAAACTTTggattaaaaccaaatttggagGATTTATACAAAAGATATTACTCACAAATCTTCCGAAATTCTGTCCTAATTGCAAGATTGTTGGGCATACTCAGAATGAATGTAAATCTCAGAAGAAGTCAACTACTGATTCACCAGTGAAAAAAGTTGAAGTTAATtcaggaaaaattcatgaaagcaGTCCTAAAGCAGTTATGGAGAAATTTGATATATGTGAAACACCAGTTATTCATATCCACATTCCAACATCTAAAGGCCAAA AATCTATACCTCTTACCCCTGAGAAAATACTTCAACTGGTTGAAGACAATACTTTAGAGAGCAGTGTCATTAAATACATCAATGGTACTACTGGAACAGTTTCAGAAGAGAGAGTCCTTGTTACTTCATGGTCCAAAATAATTCAAAAACCAGCATCAACTGTTGCTGCAAGTACTTCTACTTCTGAAACTCTAAAACTTAAAGCTGATCCAAAG TTTAATCCTTCTTTAGTTTTTATAGCAGAACAAAAAATAGCTTGTACTgcttctttttgcaataaattgaaTCTGCCAGGATTGAATAATATGGTGATTCATAATTCAGTCTCAAATAAAAAGGGAAACATTTGGTTATTTTGGAATAAAAATTTACCTGTTCCAACAGTCATTTCTATGTCAAGTCAAATGATAACATTTAGCATTAGGGGAGTTCTTGTTTCTGGAGTTCATGCACATGTTGGAGTTATGCAAAGAAGATTCTTATGGTCAGAAATGGAATTAGTCAGTAATCTGAATCAACCTTGGTTAGCAATTGGAGACTTTAATGCTGTTACTTCTTGTGAAAAAACAATTGGAGGCAGAGCAGCTAATAGAAAAGCAATTCTAGATTTTACAACTTGTCTGGATAAATGTGGTCTAATGCAATCTCCTAAGTCAGGTGTACAACACTCATGGTCCAATTTCCATCATGGAGATAGAATAATATTATGTAATTTAGATAGAGTTGTTTTCAATCAATTATGGCTTCAACATTATGAAGACTGGGGTTACAAAGTGGGACTAAGAATATCTTCTGATCATGCTCCTCTTCTTGGTGGAAATGTCAATATTCCCAATCCCAAAAATATACCTAAAAGATTTCAGAAAATGTGGATTTCTCATCCAGGATTTATGGATGTAGTTCTTAATAGTTGGAATGAAGAAATAATTGGAGGCCCTGCTTACATCTTTCAAGGTAAACTAAAAAGATTAAAGAAGGTTCTTTCAGATTGGAATTGGAATGAATTTGGAAATATTAATGTAAAGATCAAGGAAGCTGAGGAAAAAGTTAAAGAAGCCATGCTCAGGTCTGATGATAATCCTTTTAATGATAACTGCCTTAACAACTTAGTGGAAGCACAAAATGACCTTAACTCCAAAGAAGTCCAGCTCAGTACcatgttaaagcaaaaagctataACTAAATGG AACTGGAGGACAACAATGGAGAAATCATTTCAGAACAAAAAAAGATTGCTGAAATCTTAG